The Methanobrevibacter sp. genome has a segment encoding these proteins:
- the hacA gene encoding homoaconitase large subunit → MSTIAEKIFARASGKGEAEAGDIVMADIDIAMMHDLTGPLAVESFEKIGTEKVWDSSKIVIPFDHQVPADSLDSANNHILMRKFVKEQEIENFYDVKEGVCHQVLPEKGHVIPGTVIVGADSHTCTYGALGAFATGIGSTDMAMVLSTGQLWFKVPETIRFNVNGQLKENTSAKDVILSIIGQVGADGATYKSCEFAGETISSMNVSERMVLSNMAIEMGGKTGLIEPDSKTYEYLKDRVSGENKNRLKAFMEKSNLKTDLDSNSLEIIDIDVSELEPQIACPHNVDNVRPASELGDVELDQVFIGSCTNGRIEDLRDAARILKGKEIANGLRMLVIPASKETYLKALDEGLIKIFVEAGALVSAPCCGPCLGGHTGLIGPDEVSLSTSNRNFKGRQGSPEGKVYLSSAKVAAQSAIEGRIAVPGEE, encoded by the coding sequence ATGTCAACAATTGCTGAAAAGATATTTGCAAGAGCTTCCGGAAAAGGAGAAGCGGAAGCTGGTGACATTGTCATGGCAGATATCGATATAGCCATGATGCATGATTTGACTGGACCTCTTGCAGTTGAATCATTCGAAAAAATAGGAACTGAAAAGGTATGGGATTCCTCTAAAATAGTGATTCCATTTGACCATCAGGTTCCGGCAGATTCACTTGACTCTGCAAACAACCATATCCTGATGAGAAAATTCGTAAAGGAACAAGAGATTGAGAACTTCTACGATGTTAAGGAAGGGGTCTGTCATCAGGTCCTTCCTGAAAAGGGCCATGTGATACCTGGAACAGTCATTGTAGGGGCAGACTCACATACATGTACCTATGGTGCCCTTGGAGCATTTGCAACTGGAATCGGCTCTACAGACATGGCGATGGTATTGTCCACCGGACAGTTATGGTTTAAGGTTCCTGAAACAATAAGATTCAATGTAAACGGTCAACTGAAAGAGAATACATCTGCAAAGGATGTGATCTTAAGCATCATAGGCCAGGTTGGAGCGGATGGCGCTACCTACAAATCCTGTGAATTTGCAGGAGAAACCATTTCAAGCATGAACGTTTCAGAGAGAATGGTGCTCTCAAATATGGCCATTGAAATGGGAGGAAAAACAGGACTTATAGAGCCTGACAGCAAGACATATGAATACCTCAAGGATAGAGTTAGTGGAGAGAATAAAAATAGATTGAAAGCTTTTATGGAAAAATCCAATCTTAAGACTGACTTGGATTCCAATAGCTTGGAGATTATTGACATTGATGTAAGCGAGCTTGAACCTCAAATAGCTTGCCCTCATAATGTTGACAATGTAAGGCCTGCAAGCGAGCTTGGTGACGTTGAACTTGACCAGGTCTTTATCGGTTCATGTACTAACGGCAGAATTGAAGATTTAAGGGATGCCGCAAGAATACTTAAAGGAAAGGAAATAGCTAATGGCCTAAGAATGCTGGTCATTCCAGCCTCTAAAGAGACTTATCTTAAGGCATTGGATGAAGGATTGATCAAGATATTCGTAGAAGCGGGAGCCCTTGTATCTGCACCATGCTGCGGACCATGCCTTGGAGGCCATACCGGTCTCATTGGCCCTGATGAAGTAAGTCTTTCAACCTCTAACAGAAACTTCAAGGGAAGACAGGGAAGTCCGGAAGGGAAGGTTTACCTATCTTCAGCGAAAGTGGCTGCCCAGTCAGCCATTGAAGGAAGAATTGCTGTGCCAGGGGAGGAATAA
- a CDS encoding 3-isopropylmalate dehydratase small subunit, with product MKGKVWKFGNDIDTDIILPGRYLIYTDEEKLSEHCMEGLVEDFKSKVDAGDFILGGSNFGCGSSREHAPIAIKGCGISAVIAESFARIFYRNATNVGVPLLEAPGISEIIEDGEEIEVDMENGLIISERGKEIEFKKLPPFMMEILESGGLINYLRNQNE from the coding sequence ATGAAAGGAAAGGTTTGGAAATTTGGAAATGACATTGATACAGACATTATTCTTCCAGGAAGATACTTGATCTACACTGATGAGGAAAAGCTGTCAGAGCATTGCATGGAAGGATTGGTGGAAGATTTCAAATCAAAAGTTGATGCTGGAGACTTCATTCTTGGAGGAAGCAATTTCGGATGCGGGTCAAGCAGGGAACATGCCCCAATAGCCATCAAGGGATGTGGAATATCTGCAGTGATAGCCGAATCCTTTGCAAGAATCTTCTATAGAAATGCGACAAATGTGGGAGTTCCGCTTTTGGAGGCCCCAGGTATAAGTGAAATCATTGAAGATGGCGAGGAAATAGAAGTTGATATGGAGAATGGATTGATCATATCTGAAAGGGGAAAGGAAATCGAATTCAAAAAACTTCCTCCATTCATGATGGAAATTCTTGAATCCGGCGGACTGATCAATTATTTGAGAAATCAAAATGAATAA
- a CDS encoding isocitrate/isopropylmalate family dehydrogenase, giving the protein MYDIAVIPGDGIGREVMDACIKVLDSLDIDFNFTYGEAGDECLEKNGQALPDETIALAKNADACLFGAAGETAADVIVRLRQELNLFANLRPVKSYPNTNALFDNLDFMIVRENTEGMYIAKEEEYTEEGAIARRIITREAERRIIDYAFQYAKSNNKGKVTGVHKANVLKVTDGLFKEIFYEVAKEYEGEIEAEDFYVDATAMYLITRPESFEVIVTTNLFGDILSDEGAGLVGGLGMIPSGNIGENGALFEPVHGSAPDIAGQGIANPMAMLLSACMMLNYLEEYEAEDKLNDAILAVLNEGKVLTPDLGGNASTTEVAEAIIDALN; this is encoded by the coding sequence ATGTATGATATTGCAGTGATTCCAGGAGATGGAATCGGTAGGGAAGTTATGGATGCGTGCATAAAGGTATTGGATTCATTGGACATTGACTTTAATTTTACATACGGTGAAGCTGGAGATGAATGCCTTGAGAAAAATGGTCAGGCTTTGCCTGATGAGACAATAGCGCTTGCAAAAAATGCAGATGCATGCCTCTTTGGAGCTGCCGGTGAAACCGCAGCGGATGTTATAGTAAGGCTTAGGCAGGAACTGAACTTATTTGCCAACCTAAGGCCCGTCAAGTCCTATCCGAACACAAATGCCCTTTTTGACAATCTTGACTTCATGATTGTAAGGGAAAACACCGAAGGAATGTATATTGCAAAGGAAGAGGAATATACAGAGGAAGGTGCAATAGCTAGAAGAATCATCACCAGGGAAGCGGAAAGAAGAATCATTGACTATGCATTCCAATACGCCAAAAGCAACAATAAAGGCAAAGTCACCGGTGTTCACAAAGCAAACGTATTGAAGGTGACTGATGGCCTGTTCAAGGAAATCTTTTATGAAGTGGCCAAGGAATATGAAGGTGAAATCGAAGCAGAGGATTTCTATGTGGATGCAACTGCAATGTATCTCATCACAAGGCCTGAAAGCTTTGAAGTGATCGTAACAACCAATCTCTTTGGAGACATACTATCTGACGAAGGAGCAGGTCTCGTAGGAGGTCTTGGAATGATTCCATCCGGTAACATAGGAGAGAATGGAGCATTGTTTGAGCCTGTCCATGGTTCCGCACCGGACATTGCAGGTCAGGGAATAGCAAATCCAATGGCCATGCTTCTTTCAGCCTGCATGATGTTGAACTATTTGGAAGAGTACGAAGCTGAGGATAAGTTGAATGATGCAATACTTGCAGTCTTGAATGAAGGAAAAGTCTTGACTCCAGACCTTGGCGGAAATGCAAGCACTACAGAAGTGGCTGAAGCCATCATTGATGCTTTGAATTAA